In Tsuneonella dongtanensis, a single window of DNA contains:
- the purS gene encoding phosphoribosylformylglycinamidine synthase subunit PurS, whose translation MKVRVHVSLKPGVLDPQGRAVHHALEGLGFSGVEDVRVGRLIELDVADGTPDAALDEMCRKLLANMVIENYRIEKLETA comes from the coding sequence ATGAAAGTCCGCGTCCACGTCAGCCTCAAGCCAGGCGTCCTCGACCCGCAGGGCCGCGCGGTACACCATGCGCTCGAAGGCCTCGGTTTTTCCGGTGTCGAAGACGTCCGCGTCGGCCGCCTGATCGAGCTCGACGTGGCAGACGGCACTCCTGATGCCGCGCTCGACGAAATGTGCCGCAAGCTGCTCGCCAACATGGTGATCGAAAACTACCGGATCGAGAAGCTGGAGACAGCGTGA
- the purQ gene encoding phosphoribosylformylglycinamidine synthase subunit PurQ, whose amino-acid sequence MAFRGAVITFPGSNCDRDMAVALEKVSGAKALRVWHGDADLPERLDLIAIPGGFSYGDYLRCGAIASRSPVMRAVIAAAGRGVPVLGVCNGFQVLTESELLPGALMRNAQLNFTCRDAPLVVENGQSLFTSGFETGAIVSFPVAHHDGNYFADEDTLDRLEGEGRVAFRYAEEINGSQRRIAGVLNAAGNVLGMMPHPERAIEPELGGTDGRVLFESAIRALADA is encoded by the coding sequence ATGGCATTCCGCGGCGCGGTGATCACCTTTCCCGGCTCCAACTGCGACCGGGACATGGCGGTCGCACTGGAAAAGGTATCCGGCGCGAAAGCGTTGCGGGTCTGGCACGGCGATGCGGACCTGCCCGAGCGGCTCGACCTTATCGCGATACCTGGCGGCTTCTCCTATGGCGACTACCTGCGCTGCGGAGCCATTGCCAGCCGCAGCCCGGTGATGCGGGCCGTAATCGCTGCCGCCGGGCGCGGCGTGCCCGTGCTCGGCGTCTGCAACGGCTTCCAGGTCCTTACCGAAAGCGAGCTCCTGCCCGGCGCCCTCATGCGCAATGCGCAGCTCAATTTCACCTGCCGCGATGCCCCGCTCGTGGTCGAGAACGGGCAGTCTCTCTTCACGAGCGGCTTCGAGACCGGAGCGATCGTCAGCTTCCCGGTCGCGCACCACGACGGCAACTACTTCGCCGACGAGGACACTCTCGACAGGCTCGAAGGCGAAGGACGTGTGGCGTTCCGCTATGCCGAGGAGATCAACGGCTCGCAGCGTCGGATTGCGGGCGTGCTCAATGCGGCCGGCAACGTACTCGGCATGATGCCGCACCCCGAGCGGGCGATCGAACCCGAACTGGGCGGGACCGATGGGCGGGTGCTGTTCGAAAGCGCCATCCGCGCTCTCGCCGACGCCTGA
- a CDS encoding putative bifunctional diguanylate cyclase/phosphodiesterase, producing the protein MLALLGLRDPDGGDWNRLRALQFSQVNQTARLRVVVHAVCASIAILLYAGQAPVALLASFAVALAAALHFTLRIDRLLSVDERPRITRAEINRKAAATATVALAWCIPVLAFTSFAGDTERAGTALLLAALIVGSTLALGVAPFITVVFGSITGLAMIASFLWFGQFGMAIAVAVLLVVVLIGVANVARIHMNACLAEAGNIEKSEVVSLLLREFEENQADWLWQVDVNRLVRSASPRFAFALGKSIEEVEGKPFLELISGEGWSTGQFSTSLHDLAERLKRRESFSNLLVKVFIGREQRWWELSGTPMLDDNGAYAGIRGVGSDVTEQRESSEKIAYLARYDTLTGLPNRLMLTEALGDALRYAEQWRTRCAFLMIDLDRFKSVNDSLGHQVGDKLLAQVSARLKEVLGDNEFCGRLGGDEFAIVIRDATDRSCIERVAKSVIARLSQPYEVDHHTLYVGASVGSAVGPRDGRTVEDLMRNGDLALYRAKDDGGGEHRGYEPALHANAEERRQLEFALRRALENREMELNFQPVVNAQSEEVVSFEALVRWNSPEHGPVRPDKFVPIAEDTRLIVPIGTWVMEQACREATNWPDHVRIAVNVSPEQLFEPDFASTVVQALTVSGLDAQRLELEVTESIFLRDASVARASLEQCLALGCTIALDDFGTGYSSLGYLRKLPFSTIKIDRSFVQGAAQSSKESLAIIRAVVAMADALEMTTTAEGVESAEEAELIRKLGCTKIQGYYFGRPMRAPDALQLFRRRQSDAPDRLRA; encoded by the coding sequence ATGCTCGCCCTGCTGGGGTTGCGCGACCCCGACGGTGGCGATTGGAACCGGCTGCGCGCGCTGCAGTTCTCGCAGGTCAACCAGACCGCGCGACTACGGGTAGTGGTTCACGCCGTCTGCGCGTCCATCGCCATTCTGCTCTATGCCGGCCAGGCCCCCGTCGCCTTGCTTGCGTCGTTCGCAGTCGCGCTGGCGGCCGCGTTGCATTTCACGCTTCGGATCGACCGGCTTCTGTCGGTCGATGAGCGCCCCCGGATAACCCGCGCAGAAATCAACCGAAAGGCTGCCGCGACCGCGACCGTCGCGCTTGCATGGTGTATCCCCGTTCTGGCGTTCACATCTTTCGCGGGTGACACCGAGAGGGCCGGCACGGCCCTGCTGCTTGCGGCCCTCATCGTCGGATCCACCCTGGCGCTCGGGGTTGCACCGTTCATTACGGTCGTCTTCGGGTCGATCACCGGATTGGCCATGATAGCGTCGTTCCTGTGGTTCGGGCAGTTCGGCATGGCGATCGCGGTCGCGGTGCTTTTGGTCGTGGTCCTCATCGGCGTGGCGAACGTGGCGCGAATTCACATGAACGCCTGCCTTGCCGAGGCCGGCAATATCGAGAAGAGCGAGGTCGTGTCGCTCCTCCTCCGCGAATTCGAGGAGAACCAGGCCGACTGGTTGTGGCAGGTCGACGTCAACCGCCTCGTCCGCTCGGCTTCGCCCCGTTTCGCCTTTGCCCTGGGCAAGTCGATCGAAGAAGTAGAGGGCAAGCCGTTCCTGGAGCTGATCAGCGGAGAAGGCTGGTCGACGGGGCAGTTTTCGACGAGCCTTCACGACCTCGCCGAGCGGCTGAAAAGGCGCGAAAGCTTTTCGAACCTCCTGGTCAAGGTTTTCATCGGCCGCGAGCAGCGGTGGTGGGAATTGTCCGGCACGCCCATGCTCGACGACAACGGCGCCTACGCGGGTATCCGCGGTGTTGGTTCGGACGTGACAGAACAGCGGGAATCGAGCGAGAAGATCGCCTATCTCGCACGCTACGATACCCTGACCGGCCTCCCCAACCGCCTTATGCTGACCGAAGCGCTGGGCGATGCCTTGCGCTATGCCGAACAGTGGCGGACACGCTGCGCGTTCCTGATGATCGACCTCGACCGCTTCAAGTCGGTGAACGATTCGCTCGGGCATCAGGTGGGCGACAAGCTGCTCGCACAGGTCTCCGCGCGTTTGAAGGAGGTGCTGGGGGATAACGAGTTCTGCGGCAGGCTGGGCGGCGACGAGTTCGCGATCGTCATCCGCGATGCGACCGACCGCAGTTGCATCGAGCGCGTCGCGAAGAGCGTGATCGCGCGCCTTTCGCAACCCTACGAAGTCGACCACCACACACTCTATGTCGGGGCCAGCGTCGGCTCCGCGGTCGGTCCGCGCGACGGCAGGACCGTCGAGGACCTGATGCGCAACGGCGACCTTGCCCTCTATCGCGCAAAGGACGATGGCGGCGGCGAGCATCGTGGATACGAACCGGCCCTGCATGCCAACGCGGAAGAGCGGCGCCAGCTGGAATTCGCCCTGCGGCGCGCCCTCGAGAATCGCGAGATGGAGCTCAATTTTCAGCCCGTCGTGAACGCTCAGTCTGAAGAAGTCGTCAGTTTCGAGGCGCTGGTCCGCTGGAACAGCCCGGAGCACGGCCCTGTCCGACCCGACAAGTTCGTGCCCATCGCAGAGGACACCCGGCTGATCGTTCCGATCGGGACCTGGGTCATGGAACAGGCCTGCCGCGAAGCGACCAACTGGCCCGACCATGTCCGTATCGCCGTCAACGTCTCGCCCGAACAGCTGTTCGAACCCGATTTCGCCTCGACCGTTGTCCAGGCCCTCACGGTCAGCGGACTGGATGCGCAGCGACTCGAGCTGGAAGTGACCGAGTCGATATTCCTTCGGGACGCGAGCGTGGCACGTGCCTCGCTCGAGCAGTGCCTGGCTCTCGGATGCACGATCGCGCTCGACGACTTCGGGACCGGCTATTCTTCGCTCGGGTACCTGCGCAAACTGCCGTTCTCCACGATCAAGATCGATCGCAGCTTCGTCCAGGGTGCGGCGCAGTCGAGCAAGGAGAGCCTCGCGATCATCCGCGCCGTGGTCGCCATGGCCGATGCGCTCGAAATGACCACGACCGCCGAAGGGGTGGAAAGCGCCGAGGAAGCCGAGCTCATCCGCAAGCTCGGCTGCACCAAGATACAGGGCTACTATTTCGGCCGACCGATGCGCGCGCCGGACGCCTTGCAGTTGTTTCGCCGTCGCCAGTCCGACGCGCCCGATCGGCTGCGCGCATAG
- the glmS gene encoding glutamine--fructose-6-phosphate transaminase (isomerizing): MCGIIGIVGKEEVADRLVDGLRRMEYRGYDSAGVCTLSGGELVRRRAEGKLANLVRELERNPAPGTVGIAHTRWATHGAPTANNAHPHATGHVALVHNGIIENFKPLRDELLAAGRTLESETDSEVVAHLISAEVEGGAAPEEAVQAVLPRLRGAFALAIAFRDHPDMLIGARLGSPLVVGYGEGETYLGSDALALAPLTQQISYLEEGDWVVVTRDGAQVYDAENTPVERAITTSGASAAAVEKGNYRHYMQKEIFEQPTVVAQTLQSYIHQADNRVALPQIDFDLSAVRRITLVACGTSFYAGMVAKYWFETFARVPVDIDVASEFRYREPPLEEGGLALFISQSGETADTLAALRHCKANGQTIAVVVNVPTSSMAREADLLLPTHAGPEIGVASTKAFTCQLAVLAALAAHLAVKKGRMDRAEEQEVVRHLLEAPACLNAALDHDEDIAGMAHLIAPARDVLYLGRGPDYPLALEGALKLKEISYIHAEGYASGEMKHGPIALIDESVPVIVLAPSGPLFEKTVSNMQEVRARGGKIVLISDEQGLQEAGEGCLATIQMPRVHPLIAPLVYAVPVQLLAYHVACAKGTDVDQPRNLAKSVTVE; this comes from the coding sequence ATGTGCGGAATCATCGGTATCGTCGGAAAGGAAGAGGTCGCCGACCGGCTCGTCGACGGCCTCAGGCGCATGGAGTACCGCGGCTACGACAGTGCCGGGGTCTGCACGCTGTCCGGCGGCGAACTCGTCCGCCGCCGGGCCGAAGGCAAGCTGGCCAACCTCGTCCGCGAGCTCGAGCGCAATCCTGCACCCGGCACCGTCGGCATCGCCCACACGCGCTGGGCGACGCACGGCGCGCCGACCGCCAACAATGCCCACCCGCATGCCACGGGGCACGTCGCACTCGTCCACAACGGCATCATCGAGAACTTCAAGCCGCTGCGGGACGAGTTACTCGCCGCAGGTCGCACTTTGGAGAGCGAGACCGACAGCGAGGTCGTCGCGCATCTGATTTCCGCGGAAGTCGAAGGCGGCGCCGCTCCCGAAGAAGCGGTGCAGGCGGTCCTTCCGCGCCTGCGCGGGGCCTTTGCGCTGGCGATCGCGTTCCGCGACCATCCGGACATGCTGATCGGCGCGCGCCTCGGCTCGCCGCTGGTCGTTGGTTACGGCGAGGGCGAAACCTACCTCGGTTCCGATGCTCTCGCGCTGGCGCCTCTGACCCAGCAGATTTCCTATCTGGAAGAGGGCGACTGGGTGGTCGTCACCCGTGACGGCGCGCAAGTCTACGATGCCGAGAACACGCCGGTAGAGCGTGCGATCACCACCTCGGGCGCTTCGGCCGCGGCGGTCGAGAAGGGCAATTACCGGCACTACATGCAGAAGGAGATCTTCGAGCAGCCGACGGTGGTCGCCCAGACACTCCAGAGCTACATCCACCAGGCCGACAACAGGGTGGCGCTGCCCCAGATCGATTTCGACCTGTCGGCGGTCCGGCGGATCACCCTCGTGGCCTGCGGCACCTCGTTCTATGCCGGGATGGTGGCGAAGTACTGGTTCGAGACCTTCGCCCGCGTCCCGGTGGACATCGATGTCGCGAGCGAATTCCGTTACCGCGAGCCGCCGCTCGAGGAGGGCGGCCTTGCGCTGTTCATCAGCCAGAGCGGCGAGACTGCGGACACCCTTGCCGCGCTCCGGCATTGCAAGGCCAACGGCCAGACCATTGCGGTCGTCGTCAACGTGCCGACGAGTTCGATGGCGCGTGAGGCGGACCTATTGCTGCCGACGCATGCCGGGCCCGAGATCGGGGTGGCCAGTACCAAGGCATTCACCTGCCAGCTCGCCGTCCTCGCCGCGCTTGCCGCGCACCTCGCCGTCAAGAAGGGGCGGATGGACCGAGCCGAAGAACAGGAAGTCGTCCGCCACCTGCTCGAAGCCCCCGCCTGCCTCAACGCGGCGCTCGATCACGACGAGGACATCGCCGGCATGGCGCACCTGATCGCCCCGGCACGCGACGTGCTCTACCTGGGCCGCGGCCCGGACTACCCGCTAGCCTTGGAAGGGGCACTGAAGCTCAAGGAAATCAGCTACATCCATGCCGAAGGATATGCATCGGGCGAGATGAAGCACGGGCCGATCGCGCTGATCGACGAATCGGTCCCGGTCATCGTGCTCGCGCCGTCCGGCCCCCTGTTCGAGAAGACCGTTTCCAACATGCAGGAAGTGCGTGCGCGCGGCGGCAAGATCGTCCTGATCAGCGACGAGCAGGGTCTGCAGGAGGCCGGCGAGGGCTGTCTTGCGACGATCCAGATGCCCCGTGTCCACCCGCTCATCGCGCCGCTGGTCTATGCCGTGCCGGTCCAGCTGCTGGCGTACCACGTCGCCTGCGCCAAGGGCACCGACGTCGACCAGCCGCGCAATCTCGCCAAGTCGGTAACGGTGGAGTAA
- a CDS encoding PIN domain-containing protein — translation MSGFSFDTNILIDALAGHEPAAAEIRRAVAFGSRAWISRMVWIEVLSKGTPAELKMAERLLSGFAIDEIDAEIGARAAALRRERSRLRAADAIILASALVRGRVLVSRNVKDFPANMPGIRVPYIL, via the coding sequence GTGAGCGGTTTTTCGTTCGATACCAATATCCTTATCGACGCGCTTGCCGGACACGAACCGGCGGCGGCGGAAATCCGGCGTGCGGTGGCGTTCGGCTCGCGGGCATGGATCAGCCGGATGGTCTGGATCGAGGTGCTGTCGAAGGGCACGCCAGCCGAACTCAAGATGGCGGAACGCTTGTTATCGGGTTTCGCTATCGATGAGATCGACGCCGAGATCGGCGCACGTGCCGCGGCACTGCGACGCGAACGGTCCCGATTGCGCGCTGCCGATGCCATAATCCTTGCCAGTGCGCTCGTTCGCGGCCGCGTACTGGTGTCCCGCAACGTCAAGGATTTCCCGGCAAACATGCCGGGCATCCGCGTTCCCTACATTCTCTAG
- a CDS encoding ribbon-helix-helix domain-containing protein, producing MTRILADLPDDDIRWLDRIAEEQGRSRASVLRDAVRAYKAEAEADDDLAWLKDGFGAWKHRTDIGDAVKWQRRERAASTRPWDDDYEEVKAEFPDLFDEEDDRQRQIYLDMIAGKYPEPKSSGGR from the coding sequence ATGACGCGAATCCTTGCCGACCTCCCCGACGACGACATCAGGTGGCTCGACCGCATCGCGGAAGAGCAGGGGCGATCGCGCGCCTCGGTCCTCCGGGATGCGGTGCGTGCCTATAAAGCCGAAGCCGAGGCCGACGATGACCTTGCGTGGCTCAAAGATGGGTTTGGAGCGTGGAAGCATCGCACGGATATCGGTGACGCCGTGAAGTGGCAGCGCCGCGAGCGGGCTGCCTCGACCCGTCCGTGGGATGACGACTACGAAGAGGTAAAGGCCGAATTTCCCGACCTGTTCGACGAGGAAGACGATCGTCAGCGCCAGATTTATCTCGACATGATCGCCGGCAAATATCCCGAACCGAAATCATCCGGTGGCCGGTGA
- a CDS encoding DMT family transporter, with the protein MTAARSSTNDRSGLLVALAGFALLSVGDAVVKSIAGEWPPTAIAALRYVLGAAGLSAMLLATEGRAAFRFVRPGAQLVRGASVAVATVAFFGSLQLMPLAEATSIVFASPIITAALAPLVLRERTGPATWAACLVAFAGVLIVLRPNLAPLGIAALLPLVSAFAMSALFMANRSVAGSASALAMQAVLALIAAPILILAAAAGHASGLPALAISTPSLEVVAKCAFVALSASSAHWLIYLGTTRAGASRIAPMTYVQLLVATALGWWWFGDRPDAMAVGGAALIIGAGLLLWRWGGPERRA; encoded by the coding sequence ATGACCGCCGCCCGATCTTCGACCAACGATCGCAGCGGGTTGCTCGTGGCGCTTGCCGGCTTTGCCTTGCTGTCGGTCGGCGACGCGGTCGTGAAGTCGATCGCCGGCGAATGGCCGCCCACCGCTATTGCTGCGCTGCGCTATGTCCTTGGTGCAGCGGGGCTTTCGGCGATGCTGCTGGCGACCGAAGGGAGGGCGGCGTTCCGCTTCGTCCGCCCGGGCGCCCAGCTCGTGCGCGGGGCGAGCGTGGCGGTTGCGACGGTCGCGTTCTTCGGGTCGCTGCAGCTGATGCCGCTTGCGGAAGCCACCTCGATCGTGTTCGCCAGCCCGATCATCACAGCGGCGCTCGCACCGCTGGTGCTCCGCGAGCGCACCGGCCCGGCGACGTGGGCGGCGTGCCTGGTGGCTTTTGCCGGCGTGCTGATCGTGCTCCGCCCGAACCTCGCCCCGCTCGGGATCGCTGCTCTCCTGCCGCTGGTCTCGGCGTTCGCGATGAGCGCGCTGTTCATGGCGAACCGATCGGTCGCGGGCAGTGCCAGCGCGCTGGCGATGCAGGCGGTCCTGGCGCTGATCGCCGCACCCATCCTCATCCTTGCTGCAGCGGCAGGACATGCGTCCGGATTGCCGGCGCTCGCGATTTCCACCCCGTCGCTCGAGGTCGTGGCGAAATGCGCGTTTGTCGCGCTCAGCGCGAGCAGCGCGCACTGGCTGATCTACCTCGGTACGACGCGCGCGGGGGCCTCGCGGATCGCGCCGATGACGTATGTCCAGCTTCTGGTCGCCACTGCGCTCGGCTGGTGGTGGTTCGGCGACCGCCCCGACGCCATGGCAGTGGGTGGTGCCGCCCTGATCATCGGCGCGGGGTTGCTCCTGTGGCGGTGGGGCGGCCCCGAGCGACGCGCTTGA
- a CDS encoding acyltransferase family protein, with product MTGPRPSGGQRIETIQVLRGLAALLVVWVHATNVVQYRPDMGAYGEWLSLPGVNDLGAIGVDVFFVISGFAMGSAVMADPQRGAARFLAERFVRIVPLFWLLSVAAGLVLWAIGSPIEWMAVVNTLTMLPIVFQETYEHPVLAVGWTLAFEWMFYCMLAACLLVARRHALAACCLAALASAAIAFRGEQLLPLDNLMFNALFAEFAAGLLLAWIFRSGWLTRSGVTGPVLLIGALAGVGWAVWNGIGDVAKSELMFVGTTDRARLIWWGLPAMAFTAGALAMGERWLDRRGGRGPGWRFARLIGDSSYSLYLVHWPLTMAAEKWLPATSLHGEWTIAILTVVSLALGLATYRFLEQPLLSLSRRAVFGPVWPRAAAVPA from the coding sequence ATGACAGGCCCACGGCCATCGGGAGGTCAGCGGATCGAGACGATCCAGGTGCTCCGCGGGCTCGCGGCGCTCCTCGTGGTGTGGGTCCACGCGACCAATGTCGTGCAGTACCGGCCCGACATGGGCGCGTATGGCGAATGGCTGTCCCTGCCCGGTGTCAACGACCTCGGCGCGATCGGGGTGGATGTCTTCTTCGTCATCTCCGGATTCGCGATGGGATCGGCTGTGATGGCTGATCCGCAGCGGGGTGCCGCCCGCTTCCTGGCCGAACGCTTCGTACGGATCGTGCCCCTGTTCTGGCTGCTGAGCGTGGCTGCCGGGCTGGTGCTGTGGGCGATCGGAAGCCCCATCGAATGGATGGCGGTCGTCAACACGCTGACCATGCTGCCTATCGTGTTCCAGGAAACCTACGAACACCCTGTCCTCGCCGTCGGGTGGACGCTGGCGTTCGAGTGGATGTTCTACTGCATGCTGGCGGCCTGTCTGCTGGTGGCCCGCCGGCATGCCCTGGCTGCATGCTGCCTCGCGGCACTGGCGAGCGCGGCGATCGCGTTCCGCGGCGAGCAGCTGCTGCCGCTCGACAACCTCATGTTCAATGCGCTGTTCGCGGAATTCGCGGCCGGGTTGCTGCTCGCGTGGATCTTCCGCTCGGGCTGGCTGACACGGTCCGGAGTGACCGGGCCGGTCCTGCTGATCGGCGCCTTGGCGGGTGTCGGGTGGGCCGTGTGGAACGGCATCGGCGATGTCGCAAAGTCCGAGCTGATGTTCGTCGGCACGACGGACCGGGCACGATTGATATGGTGGGGCCTCCCCGCGATGGCGTTCACCGCCGGTGCGCTCGCGATGGGAGAGCGATGGCTCGACCGTCGGGGCGGCCGGGGACCGGGCTGGCGCTTCGCGCGCCTGATCGGCGATTCATCGTATTCGCTCTATCTCGTGCATTGGCCGCTGACGATGGCGGCCGAAAAGTGGCTCCCCGCGACCAGCCTACACGGGGAATGGACCATCGCCATCCTCACCGTGGTCAGCCTCGCCCTGGGGCTCGCGACCTATCGATTCCTCGAGCAGCCGCTGCTCTCGCTGTCGCGCAGGGCCGTGTTCGGGCCGGTCTGGCCGAGGGCGGCGGCGGTTCCCGCCTGA
- a CDS encoding acyltransferase: MIALTNNSPQEACPPVGPATLPRERLAYMDAFRAMAIVQVIAAHVYGLGLDGSPVSPMTLTVLSLFSGATALFVFISGFLFQIVNAARFDYGPYVIGKWRTVFVPALAWIFVIGLLGLAFAPERAAAVPGVGPTTGLVDLLSDAFLYAVSDTPMWYIPYLAVIVVLGPVFALTGRLGPREKALALLAALALGLVINRPVNGAPGVQNFAYFLFYLLFGIFAAQERGWLLPRLARADAIWASGLAAAALAWLQAFAHGHTMHAGAPFEPMGINFQYLQKVAQTCFFLGLFSRYSGRVGARTKMLAGVSFGLFFLHYPWIMLLERGAVDLRVDGWPLLSVLISTAVVFALSFASVLGLRKGLGKRSKWLVGA; encoded by the coding sequence ATGATCGCGTTAACCAATAACTCGCCGCAGGAAGCATGCCCGCCCGTAGGGCCGGCGACGCTGCCGCGCGAGCGGCTGGCCTACATGGACGCATTCCGCGCGATGGCGATAGTTCAGGTGATCGCGGCGCATGTCTACGGCCTCGGCCTCGACGGGTCGCCCGTCAGCCCGATGACGCTGACAGTCCTTTCGCTTTTCAGTGGCGCGACGGCGCTTTTCGTTTTCATCTCGGGCTTCCTGTTCCAGATCGTCAACGCCGCGCGGTTCGACTACGGCCCGTACGTCATCGGAAAATGGCGCACGGTGTTCGTGCCGGCGCTCGCATGGATATTCGTCATCGGGCTGCTCGGGCTGGCTTTCGCCCCGGAGCGGGCAGCCGCCGTCCCGGGCGTGGGCCCCACGACGGGGTTGGTCGACCTGCTGAGCGATGCTTTCCTCTATGCGGTGTCGGACACGCCGATGTGGTACATCCCCTATCTGGCGGTGATCGTGGTGTTGGGGCCGGTCTTCGCGCTGACGGGGCGCCTCGGCCCGCGGGAAAAGGCGCTCGCCCTGCTGGCCGCGCTTGCGCTGGGCCTCGTGATCAACCGGCCGGTGAACGGGGCCCCGGGCGTCCAGAACTTCGCCTATTTCCTCTTCTACCTTCTCTTCGGAATCTTCGCGGCGCAGGAACGCGGCTGGCTGCTGCCCCGCCTCGCCCGTGCTGACGCCATCTGGGCGAGCGGGCTGGCCGCTGCGGCACTGGCCTGGCTCCAGGCCTTCGCGCACGGCCATACGATGCACGCGGGTGCCCCTTTCGAACCGATGGGGATCAATTTCCAGTACCTGCAGAAGGTCGCCCAGACCTGCTTCTTCCTGGGCTTGTTCTCGCGCTATTCCGGGCGGGTCGGGGCCCGCACGAAGATGCTCGCAGGGGTCAGCTTCGGTCTCTTCTTCCTGCATTACCCCTGGATCATGCTGCTCGAGCGTGGCGCGGTCGACCTGCGGGTGGATGGCTGGCCGCTGCTTTCGGTCTTAATCTCGACGGCGGTCGTCTTCGCGCTATCGTTCGCGTCGGTCCTCGGCCTGCGCAAGGGGCTCGGGAAACGGTCGAAATGGCTGGTCGGCGCATGA
- a CDS encoding CpaF family protein, translating to MSAFGRKNGPAGMNPGARPSFGVARPMKGAVPAANAPVPGGGDQFPPLPAEESFSPQGAEAKQSDAMTRLADRANAVHEQQQVGGFEASVHKIKEQVLPRLLERVDPEAAATLTKDELSEEFRPIILEVLAELKVTLNRREQFALEKVLIDELLGFGPLEELLNDPDVSDIMVNGPDQTYIEKKGKLIIAPIRFRDEQHLFQIAQRIVNQVGRRVDQTTPLADARLKDGSRVNVIVPPLSLRGTAISIRKFSEKPITIDMLRDFGSMSDKMATALKIAGACRMNIVISGGTGSGKTTMLNALSKMIDPGERVLTIEDAAELRLQQPHWLPLETRPPNLEGQGAITIGDLVKNALRMRPDRIILGEIRGAECFDLLAAMNTGHDGSMCTLHANSPRECLGRMENMILMGDIKIPKEAISRQIAESVDLIVQVKRLRDGSRRTTNVTEVIGMEGDVIVTQELFKFEYLDESEDGKILGEFRSSGLRPYTLEKARQFGFDQAYLEACL from the coding sequence ATGAGTGCATTCGGACGAAAGAACGGTCCCGCCGGGATGAACCCGGGAGCCCGTCCCTCGTTCGGCGTCGCGCGCCCGATGAAGGGGGCAGTTCCCGCCGCAAATGCGCCTGTGCCCGGCGGCGGCGATCAGTTCCCGCCACTTCCCGCCGAAGAATCGTTCTCGCCGCAAGGCGCCGAGGCCAAGCAATCGGACGCCATGACCCGCCTCGCGGATCGCGCCAACGCGGTCCACGAGCAGCAGCAGGTCGGCGGCTTCGAAGCCAGCGTCCACAAGATCAAGGAACAGGTGCTCCCGCGCCTGCTCGAGCGCGTCGACCCCGAAGCGGCGGCCACGCTGACCAAGGACGAGTTGTCGGAAGAATTCCGTCCGATCATCCTCGAGGTGCTCGCCGAGCTCAAGGTCACCCTCAACCGGCGCGAACAGTTCGCGCTGGAAAAGGTGCTGATCGACGAGCTGCTCGGCTTCGGTCCGCTGGAAGAGCTGCTCAACGACCCCGACGTCAGCGACATCATGGTCAACGGGCCCGACCAGACCTACATCGAAAAGAAGGGCAAGCTGATCATCGCGCCGATCCGGTTCCGCGACGAGCAGCACCTGTTCCAGATCGCCCAGCGCATCGTGAACCAGGTCGGCCGCCGCGTCGACCAGACCACGCCGCTCGCCGACGCCCGCCTTAAGGACGGCAGCCGCGTCAACGTGATCGTCCCCCCGCTCTCCTTGCGCGGCACCGCGATCTCGATTCGTAAGTTTTCCGAAAAGCCGATTACCATCGACATGCTGCGCGACTTCGGCAGCATGAGCGACAAGATGGCGACCGCGCTCAAGATCGCCGGAGCGTGCCGGATGAACATCGTCATCTCGGGCGGTACCGGTTCGGGCAAGACGACCATGCTCAACGCCCTGTCGAAGATGATCGACCCGGGCGAGCGCGTGCTGACGATCGAGGACGCGGCGGAACTCCGCCTGCAGCAGCCGCACTGGCTGCCGCTGGAAACCCGCCCGCCGAACCTCGAGGGCCAGGGCGCGATCACCATCGGCGACCTCGTGAAGAACGCCCTGCGTATGCGCCCGGACCGGATCATCCTGGGCGAAATCCGCGGCGCTGAGTGCTTCGACCTCCTCGCCGCGATGAACACCGGTCACGACGGTTCGATGTGTACGCTCCACGCCAACAGCCCGCGCGAGTGCCTCGGCCGTATGGAGAACATGATCCTGATGGGCGACATCAAGATCCCGAAGGAAGCCATCAGCCGCCAGATCGCGGAATCGGTCGACCTGATCGTGCAGGTCAAGCGCCTTCGCGACGGTTCGCGCCGCACGACCAACGTGACCGAGGTGATCGGCATGGAAGGCGACGTGATCGTGACGCAGGAACTGTTCAAGTTCGAGTATCTCGACGAGAGCGAGGACGGGAAGATCCTCGGCGAGTTCCGCTCTTCAGGCCTGCGCCCCTACACGCTGGAAAAGGCCCGCCAGTTCGGCTTCGACCAGGCATACCTCGAGGCGTGCCTCTAG